A genomic region of Raphanus sativus cultivar WK10039 chromosome 6, ASM80110v3, whole genome shotgun sequence contains the following coding sequences:
- the LOC108812405 gene encoding REF/SRPP-like protein At3g05500 has product MAQTDLNQPKLDMTKEEKERLKYLEFVQAAAVEAVLRFALIYAKAKDKSGPLKPGVESVEGAVKTVVGPVYQKYHDVPVEVLKYMDQKVDMSVTELDRRVPPVVKQVSAHAISAAQIAPVVARALASEVRRAGVVETASGMAKSVYTKYEPAAKELYASYEPKAEQCAVSAWKKLNQLPLFPRLAQVAVPTAAFCSEKYNDTVVKAAEKGYRVSSYMPLVPTERISKIFSEEKTETAKPVEFQPLN; this is encoded by the exons ATGGCTCAAACAGATCTCAATCAGCCGAAACTCGATATG ACtaaggaggagaaggagaggttGAAGTACTTGGAGTTCGTGCAAGCTGCCGCTGTGGAAGCAGTGCTTCGCTTTGCTCTGATTTACGCGAAGGCGAAGGACAAGTCTGGTCCTTTGAAGCCAGGTGTTGAATCCGTTGAAGGAGCTGTCAAGACTGTCGTCGGTCCAGTCTACCAGAAGTACCACGACGTCCCCGTCGAGGTTCTCAAATACATGGACCAGAAG GTTGACATGTCAGTGACTGAACTCGACCGACGTGTCCCACCAGTGGTCAAGCAAGTCTCTGCCCACGCCATCTCAGCTGCTCAGATCGCACCCGTAGTGGCCCGTGCCCTCGCCTCCGAGGTTCGACGCGCTGGGGTCGTGGAAACCGCCTCCGGGATGGCTAAATCCGTCTACACCAAGTACGAGCCTGCAGCCAAGGAGCTGTACGCGAGCTACGAGCCTAAAGCAGAGCAGTGCGCCGTTTCCGCTTGGAAGAAGCTGAACCAGCTTCCTCTGTTCCCGAGGCTTGCTCAAGTCGCTGTTCCAACGGCTGCTTTCTGCTCTGAGAAGTACAATGACACGGTGGTGAAGGCTGCTGAGAAAGGTTACAGGGTCTCATCGTACATGCCGTTGGTTCCGACAGAGAGGATCTCGAAGATCTTCAGCGAGGAGAAGACTGAGACGGCCAAGCCTGTGGAGTTTCAGCCACTCAATTGA
- the LOC108807448 gene encoding uncharacterized protein LOC108807448, with the protein MIDYYQPVEINIVSAQDLDSVNLLFRPTVYVSVSVTRGSRDKQVTPAAVWEKKLLRWNYRMKFYIEDDKIQRNESVFVFQIKVKKFYGSKEVVGKLFVPLKQLIHLNEEKTITEHTKIDYQVITESGKPKGCICLGFSFGSVFKGQISGCGSDSNVKVREDCRLGAWGIIRDVPSAPCEDDSYA; encoded by the coding sequence ATGATCGATTACTACCAACCAGTAGAGATTAACATTGTCTCGGCTCAAGATCTCGACTCCGTAAACCTTTTGTTCAGACCAACAGTCTATGTTTCCGTCTCGGTAACACGTGGTTCACGTGACAAGCAAGTCACACCAGCTGCTGTCTGGGAGAAGAAACTCTTAAGATGGAACTATCGTATGAAGTTTTATATAGAAGACGACAAGATTCAAAGGAATGAGTCAGTATTTGTGTTTCAAATCAAGGTCAAGAAGTTTTACGGGTCCAAAGAAGTCGTGGGGAAACTTTTCGTACCGTTGAAGCAATTGATTCACTTGAATGAAGAGAAGACTATAACTGAGCATACCAAAATCGATTATCAGGTGATTACTGAGTCTGGAAAACCAAAGGGTTGtatatgtttagggtttagttttgggAGTGTTTTTAAGGGACAAATTAGCGGTTGTGGTTCGGATAGTAATGTTAAGGTTCGTGAGGATTGTAGATTAGGAGCTTGGGGAATTATTAGAGATGTGCCATCTGCTCCTTGTGAAGACGATAGCTATGCTTga
- the LOC108805909 gene encoding acyl-CoA-binding domain-containing protein 4-like isoform X1, translating to MAMTRATSGPAYPERFYAAASYVGFDGSDSSAKHVSSKFSDDTSLILYALYQQATIGPCNSPKPSAWRPVEQTKWKSWQGLGTMPSIEAMRLFVKILEEEHPSWYSSASNDIPDPAVDVQINQTKEDEPVVENRNSFSKTKTIPAENGHLAEIQDKDVVSEDPNTVFVYNQWTAPQTSGQRPKPRYEHGAAVIQDKMYIYGGNHNGRYLGDLHVLDLKTWTWSRVETKVSTESEETSPTLLSPCAGHSLIPWDNKLLSIGGHTKDPSESMQLRVFDTHTCTWSMLKTYGKPPVSRGGHSVTVVGKTLVIFGGQDAKRSLLNDLHVLDLETMTWDEIDSIGASPSPRSDHAAAVHAERYLLIFGGGSHAICFEDLHVLDLQTMEWSRPAQQGDAPTPRSGHAGVTIGENWFIVGGGDNKSGASESVVLNMSTLSWSVIASVEGRVPLASEGLSLVVSSYNGEDVLVAFGGYNGRYNNEINLLKPSHKSTLQQKTLEAPLTGSLSAVNNATTRDIESEVEVSLEGRVREIVMDNVNPGSKVVEGNNEHIIATLKSDKEELEASLNKEKMQTQQLRQELSEGESRNTDLHKELQSVRGQLQAEQSRCFKLEVDVAELRQKLQTLETLQKELELLQRQKAASEQAAMKNSKRQSSGGVWGWLAGSPQDTDDDDSL from the exons ATGGCTATGACTAGGGCAACGTCAGGCCCCGCCTACCCGGAGAGATTCTACGCCGCCGCGTCTTACGTCGGCTTCGACGGATCTGATTCCTCAGCGAAACACGTCAGCTCGAAATTCTCAGACGATACTTCACTGATCCTCTACGCGCTCTACCAGCAG GCTACTATTGGACCATGCAACTCTCCGAAACCTAGTGCGTGGAGACCGGTGGAGCAGACCAAGTGGAAAAG ttgGCAGGGGCTTGGAACCATGCCCTCCATTGAGGCAATGCGTCTGTTTGTGAAAATTCTGGAG GAAGAACATCCTAGCTGGTATTCGAGTGCATCTAATGATATTCCAGATCCTGCCGTGGATGTCCAAATCAAT CAGACAAAAGAAGATGAGCCTGTTGTTGAGAATAGGAACTCATTTAGCAAGACAAAGACAATCCCTGCTGAGAATGGGCATTTGGCTGAAATCCAAGATAAAGATGTAGTCTCGGAAGACCCAAATACTGTTTTTGTATATAATCAGTGGACTGCACCCCAAACCTCAGGTCAGCGGCCGAAACCCCGTTATGAG CATGGAGCAGCAGTTATTCAAGATaagatgtatatatatggtGGAAATCACAATGGCCGTTACCTTGGTGATCTTCAT GTTCTAGATTTAAAAACTTGGACTTGGTCAAGAGTTGAAACCAAGGTTTCAACTGAATCAGAGGAAACATCTCCAACGCTACTATCTCCTTGTGCTGGTCATTCTTTG ATACCATGGGACAACAAATTGCTGTCTATTGGTGGTCATACTAAGGATCCCTCAGAATCTATGCAAC TGAGGGTCTTTGATACCCATACCTGTACATGGTCAATGTTGAAGACATATGGGAAACCACCG GTTTCACGTGGAGGCCATTCAGTCACCGTCGTGGGTAAAACCTTGGTCATATTCGGTGGACAAGATGCAAAGAGATCACTTCTAAACGATTTGCATGTACTTGATCTAGAAACTATGACCTGGGATGAGATAGATTCCAT AGGTGCATCTCCGTCTCCGAGGTCTGATCATGCGGCTGCAGTACATGCGGAACGTTACCTTCTTATATTTGGCGGGGGTTCACATGCTATATGTTTCGAAGATCTGCATGTCCTTGATCTGCAGACT ATGGAGTGGTCAAGACCAGCACAACAAGGTGATGCACCAACTCCCCGATCTGGACATGCTGGCGTGACAATTGGGGAGAACTGGTTTATCGTTGGTGGCGGTGATAATAAGAGTG GGGCATCTGAAAGTGTTGTATTAAACATGTCAACTCTTTCATGGTCGGTAATCGCTTCAGTTGAAGGACGTGTACCTCTAGCTAGCGAG GGATTAAGTTTAGTAGTGAGTTCATACAATGGTGAAGATGTACTAGTAGCTTTTGGTGGATACAATGGACGTTACAACAACGAG ATTAATCTGCTTAAACCAAGCCACAAATCAACACTGCAACAAAAGACTCTAGAAGCTCCTTTGACAGGTAGTCTTTCTGCAGTTAACAACGCCACAACTAGAGACATAGAGTCAGAGGTTGAGGTGAGCCTAGAAGGTAGAGTACGGGAAATTGTCATGGACAATGTTAACCCTGGATCAAAG GTTGTTGAAGGAAACAACGAACACATTATTGCGACTCTTAAATCCGACAAGGAAGAACTGGAGGCATCACTGAACAAGGAGAAGATGCAGACTCAACAACTAAGGCAAGAGTTATCAGAAGGAGAATCACGAAATACAGATTTGCACAAG GAACTTCAGTCTGTTCGTGGCCAGCTTCAAGCGGAACAATCAAGATGTTTCAAACTTGAG GTTGATGTTGCAGAGCTAAGGCAAAAACTTCAAACGTTGGAAACACTGCAAAAGGAACTGGAACTCCTGCAGCGACAAAAGGCTGCCTCTGAACAAGCCGCAATGAAGAACTCTAAACGACAGAGCTCTGGTGGTGTCTGGGGCTGGCTCGCTGGAAGCCCTCAGGATACGGATGATGATGATTCGCTATAA
- the LOC108805909 gene encoding acyl-CoA-binding domain-containing protein 4-like isoform X3 has translation MPSIEAMRLFVKILEEEHPSWYSSASNDIPDPAVDVQINQTKEDEPVVENRNSFSKTKTIPAENGHLAEIQDKDVVSEDPNTVFVYNQWTAPQTSGQRPKPRYEHGAAVIQDKMYIYGGNHNGRYLGDLHVLDLKTWTWSRVETKVSTESEETSPTLLSPCAGHSLIPWDNKLLSIGGHTKDPSESMQLRVFDTHTCTWSMLKTYGKPPVSRGGHSVTVVGKTLVIFGGQDAKRSLLNDLHVLDLETMTWDEIDSIGASPSPRSDHAAAVHAERYLLIFGGGSHAICFEDLHVLDLQTMEWSRPAQQGDAPTPRSGHAGVTIGENWFIVGGGDNKSGASESVVLNMSTLSWSVIASVEGRVPLASEGLSLVVSSYNGEDVLVAFGGYNGRYNNEINLLKPSHKSTLQQKTLEAPLTGSLSAVNNATTRDIESEVEVSLEGRVREIVMDNVNPGSKVVEGNNEHIIATLKSDKEELEASLNKEKMQTQQLRQELSEGESRNTDLHKELQSVRGQLQAEQSRCFKLEVDVAELRQKLQTLETLQKELELLQRQKAASEQAAMKNSKRQSSGGVWGWLAGSPQDTDDDDSL, from the exons ATGCCCTCCATTGAGGCAATGCGTCTGTTTGTGAAAATTCTGGAG GAAGAACATCCTAGCTGGTATTCGAGTGCATCTAATGATATTCCAGATCCTGCCGTGGATGTCCAAATCAAT CAGACAAAAGAAGATGAGCCTGTTGTTGAGAATAGGAACTCATTTAGCAAGACAAAGACAATCCCTGCTGAGAATGGGCATTTGGCTGAAATCCAAGATAAAGATGTAGTCTCGGAAGACCCAAATACTGTTTTTGTATATAATCAGTGGACTGCACCCCAAACCTCAGGTCAGCGGCCGAAACCCCGTTATGAG CATGGAGCAGCAGTTATTCAAGATaagatgtatatatatggtGGAAATCACAATGGCCGTTACCTTGGTGATCTTCAT GTTCTAGATTTAAAAACTTGGACTTGGTCAAGAGTTGAAACCAAGGTTTCAACTGAATCAGAGGAAACATCTCCAACGCTACTATCTCCTTGTGCTGGTCATTCTTTG ATACCATGGGACAACAAATTGCTGTCTATTGGTGGTCATACTAAGGATCCCTCAGAATCTATGCAAC TGAGGGTCTTTGATACCCATACCTGTACATGGTCAATGTTGAAGACATATGGGAAACCACCG GTTTCACGTGGAGGCCATTCAGTCACCGTCGTGGGTAAAACCTTGGTCATATTCGGTGGACAAGATGCAAAGAGATCACTTCTAAACGATTTGCATGTACTTGATCTAGAAACTATGACCTGGGATGAGATAGATTCCAT AGGTGCATCTCCGTCTCCGAGGTCTGATCATGCGGCTGCAGTACATGCGGAACGTTACCTTCTTATATTTGGCGGGGGTTCACATGCTATATGTTTCGAAGATCTGCATGTCCTTGATCTGCAGACT ATGGAGTGGTCAAGACCAGCACAACAAGGTGATGCACCAACTCCCCGATCTGGACATGCTGGCGTGACAATTGGGGAGAACTGGTTTATCGTTGGTGGCGGTGATAATAAGAGTG GGGCATCTGAAAGTGTTGTATTAAACATGTCAACTCTTTCATGGTCGGTAATCGCTTCAGTTGAAGGACGTGTACCTCTAGCTAGCGAG GGATTAAGTTTAGTAGTGAGTTCATACAATGGTGAAGATGTACTAGTAGCTTTTGGTGGATACAATGGACGTTACAACAACGAG ATTAATCTGCTTAAACCAAGCCACAAATCAACACTGCAACAAAAGACTCTAGAAGCTCCTTTGACAGGTAGTCTTTCTGCAGTTAACAACGCCACAACTAGAGACATAGAGTCAGAGGTTGAGGTGAGCCTAGAAGGTAGAGTACGGGAAATTGTCATGGACAATGTTAACCCTGGATCAAAG GTTGTTGAAGGAAACAACGAACACATTATTGCGACTCTTAAATCCGACAAGGAAGAACTGGAGGCATCACTGAACAAGGAGAAGATGCAGACTCAACAACTAAGGCAAGAGTTATCAGAAGGAGAATCACGAAATACAGATTTGCACAAG GAACTTCAGTCTGTTCGTGGCCAGCTTCAAGCGGAACAATCAAGATGTTTCAAACTTGAG GTTGATGTTGCAGAGCTAAGGCAAAAACTTCAAACGTTGGAAACACTGCAAAAGGAACTGGAACTCCTGCAGCGACAAAAGGCTGCCTCTGAACAAGCCGCAATGAAGAACTCTAAACGACAGAGCTCTGGTGGTGTCTGGGGCTGGCTCGCTGGAAGCCCTCAGGATACGGATGATGATGATTCGCTATAA
- the LOC108805909 gene encoding acyl-CoA-binding domain-containing protein 4-like isoform X2 gives MAMTRATSGPAYPERFYAAASYVGFDGSDSSAKHVSSKFSDDTSLILYALYQQATIGPCNSPKPSAWRPVEQTKWKSWQGLGTMPSIEAMRLFVKILEEEHPSWYSSASNDIPDPAVDVQINTKEDEPVVENRNSFSKTKTIPAENGHLAEIQDKDVVSEDPNTVFVYNQWTAPQTSGQRPKPRYEHGAAVIQDKMYIYGGNHNGRYLGDLHVLDLKTWTWSRVETKVSTESEETSPTLLSPCAGHSLIPWDNKLLSIGGHTKDPSESMQLRVFDTHTCTWSMLKTYGKPPVSRGGHSVTVVGKTLVIFGGQDAKRSLLNDLHVLDLETMTWDEIDSIGASPSPRSDHAAAVHAERYLLIFGGGSHAICFEDLHVLDLQTMEWSRPAQQGDAPTPRSGHAGVTIGENWFIVGGGDNKSGASESVVLNMSTLSWSVIASVEGRVPLASEGLSLVVSSYNGEDVLVAFGGYNGRYNNEINLLKPSHKSTLQQKTLEAPLTGSLSAVNNATTRDIESEVEVSLEGRVREIVMDNVNPGSKVVEGNNEHIIATLKSDKEELEASLNKEKMQTQQLRQELSEGESRNTDLHKELQSVRGQLQAEQSRCFKLEVDVAELRQKLQTLETLQKELELLQRQKAASEQAAMKNSKRQSSGGVWGWLAGSPQDTDDDDSL, from the exons ATGGCTATGACTAGGGCAACGTCAGGCCCCGCCTACCCGGAGAGATTCTACGCCGCCGCGTCTTACGTCGGCTTCGACGGATCTGATTCCTCAGCGAAACACGTCAGCTCGAAATTCTCAGACGATACTTCACTGATCCTCTACGCGCTCTACCAGCAG GCTACTATTGGACCATGCAACTCTCCGAAACCTAGTGCGTGGAGACCGGTGGAGCAGACCAAGTGGAAAAG ttgGCAGGGGCTTGGAACCATGCCCTCCATTGAGGCAATGCGTCTGTTTGTGAAAATTCTGGAG GAAGAACATCCTAGCTGGTATTCGAGTGCATCTAATGATATTCCAGATCCTGCCGTGGATGTCCAAATCAAT ACAAAAGAAGATGAGCCTGTTGTTGAGAATAGGAACTCATTTAGCAAGACAAAGACAATCCCTGCTGAGAATGGGCATTTGGCTGAAATCCAAGATAAAGATGTAGTCTCGGAAGACCCAAATACTGTTTTTGTATATAATCAGTGGACTGCACCCCAAACCTCAGGTCAGCGGCCGAAACCCCGTTATGAG CATGGAGCAGCAGTTATTCAAGATaagatgtatatatatggtGGAAATCACAATGGCCGTTACCTTGGTGATCTTCAT GTTCTAGATTTAAAAACTTGGACTTGGTCAAGAGTTGAAACCAAGGTTTCAACTGAATCAGAGGAAACATCTCCAACGCTACTATCTCCTTGTGCTGGTCATTCTTTG ATACCATGGGACAACAAATTGCTGTCTATTGGTGGTCATACTAAGGATCCCTCAGAATCTATGCAAC TGAGGGTCTTTGATACCCATACCTGTACATGGTCAATGTTGAAGACATATGGGAAACCACCG GTTTCACGTGGAGGCCATTCAGTCACCGTCGTGGGTAAAACCTTGGTCATATTCGGTGGACAAGATGCAAAGAGATCACTTCTAAACGATTTGCATGTACTTGATCTAGAAACTATGACCTGGGATGAGATAGATTCCAT AGGTGCATCTCCGTCTCCGAGGTCTGATCATGCGGCTGCAGTACATGCGGAACGTTACCTTCTTATATTTGGCGGGGGTTCACATGCTATATGTTTCGAAGATCTGCATGTCCTTGATCTGCAGACT ATGGAGTGGTCAAGACCAGCACAACAAGGTGATGCACCAACTCCCCGATCTGGACATGCTGGCGTGACAATTGGGGAGAACTGGTTTATCGTTGGTGGCGGTGATAATAAGAGTG GGGCATCTGAAAGTGTTGTATTAAACATGTCAACTCTTTCATGGTCGGTAATCGCTTCAGTTGAAGGACGTGTACCTCTAGCTAGCGAG GGATTAAGTTTAGTAGTGAGTTCATACAATGGTGAAGATGTACTAGTAGCTTTTGGTGGATACAATGGACGTTACAACAACGAG ATTAATCTGCTTAAACCAAGCCACAAATCAACACTGCAACAAAAGACTCTAGAAGCTCCTTTGACAGGTAGTCTTTCTGCAGTTAACAACGCCACAACTAGAGACATAGAGTCAGAGGTTGAGGTGAGCCTAGAAGGTAGAGTACGGGAAATTGTCATGGACAATGTTAACCCTGGATCAAAG GTTGTTGAAGGAAACAACGAACACATTATTGCGACTCTTAAATCCGACAAGGAAGAACTGGAGGCATCACTGAACAAGGAGAAGATGCAGACTCAACAACTAAGGCAAGAGTTATCAGAAGGAGAATCACGAAATACAGATTTGCACAAG GAACTTCAGTCTGTTCGTGGCCAGCTTCAAGCGGAACAATCAAGATGTTTCAAACTTGAG GTTGATGTTGCAGAGCTAAGGCAAAAACTTCAAACGTTGGAAACACTGCAAAAGGAACTGGAACTCCTGCAGCGACAAAAGGCTGCCTCTGAACAAGCCGCAATGAAGAACTCTAAACGACAGAGCTCTGGTGGTGTCTGGGGCTGGCTCGCTGGAAGCCCTCAGGATACGGATGATGATGATTCGCTATAA
- the LOC108811947 gene encoding probable methyltransferase At1g29790, protein MGRSCLPRWRLGRLMSGLQVILGLLVITVSLSCLYRFHPTAYFLHNEELCRNIYTIKEVKNNEGFDIKSLRDRVDEVLQKMDDLYDKFEKTVKEMGKSKDGSKKEMKKFLEDEVMKPFYHAHIGLRQIRLPSPNLTDKEEPLINKFLTEEIRKYITPKENRVVGKINMFGTERVYNTIGHACVLMKTELEKYMDYDVGAYCDDDWSLAQKLMVNGCDPLPRRRCLTRASMTYQKPYPINESLWKLPDDRNVRWGNYKCRNFACLSSKNPKRGYTQCTGCFEMEKEIGKWVTNSTLLADFKIDDVLRVKPGEIRIGLDFGVGTGTFAARMREKNVTIVTTALNLGAPFNEMIALRGLIPLYISLNQRLPFFDNTMDMIHTAGLMDGWIDLLLMDFMLYDWDRVLRPGGLLWIDRFFCNKKDLDDYTYMFLQFRYKKHKWAVSPKSKDEVYLSALLEKPPRAI, encoded by the coding sequence ATGGGGAGATCATGTTTGCCGAGATGGAGATTAGGAAGACTAATGTCAGGACTACAAGTGATATTAGGGTTACTAGTGATCACTGTGAGCCTCTCATGTCTCTATAGGTTCCATCCAACAGCCTACTTCTTGCACAACGAAGAGCTTTGCCGCAATATCTACACAATCAAAGAAGTCAAGAACAACGAAGGATTCGACATAAAGTCCCTGCGTGACCGTGTGGATGAAGTCCTTCAGAAGATGGATGACTTGTACGACAAGTTTGAGAAGACGGTAAAAGAGATGGGCAAGAGCAAAGACGGAAGCAAAAAGGAGATGAAGAAGTTTCTTGAAGACGAAGTAATGAAGCCGTTTTATCACGCTCACATCGGTTTAAGGCAAATCCGTTTACCAAGCCCTAACTTAACGGACAAGGAAGAGCCTCTGATCAACAAGTTTCTCACCGAGGAGATAAGGAAGTACATTACCCCCAAGGAGAATCGTGTTGTTGGGAAGATAAACATGTTTGGAACAGAGAGAGTTTACAACACGATAGGTCATGCTTGCGTGTTGATGAAGACAGAGCTTGAGAAGTACATGGACTATGATGTTGGAGCGTATTGTGATGATGATTGGAGTTTAGCACAGAAGCTTATGGTTAACGGGTGTGACCCGTTGCCTAGGAGACGGTGCTTAACAAGAGCTTCAATGACTTACCAGAAGCCTTATCCGATCAACGAGTCGTTATGGAAGCTTCCCGATGATAGAAACGTAAGGTGGGGAAATTACAAGTGCAGGAACTTCGCGTGCTTGTCAAGTAAAAACCCTAAAAGGGGTTACACGCAATGCACCGGATGTTTTGAGATGGAGAAAGAGATTGGTAAGTGGGTCACAAACAGTACTTTATTAGCTGACTTCAAGATTGATGATGTTTTAAGAGTGAAGCCAGGAGAGATTAGGATTGGTTTGGACTTTGGTGTTGGGACAGGAACATTTGCTGCAAGAATGAGAGAGAAGAATGTGACTATTGTCACTACTGCTCTGAACTTGGGAGCTCCTTTCAATGAGATGATAGCTTTGAGAGGTTTGATCCCTTTGTACATATCTTTGAACCAGAGGCTACCGTTCTTCGACAATACTATGGATATGATCCATACCGCTGGTTTAATGGACGGTTGGATCGATCTTCTTCTGATGGATTTCATGTTGTATGATTGGGATAGAGTCCTGAGACCAGGTGGGTTACTGTGGATTGATAGATTCTTCTGTAACAAGAAGGATCTTGATGACTATACGTACATGTTCCTtcagttcagatacaagaaaCACAAGTGGGCTGTTTCACCAAAGTCAAAGGATGAGGTTTATCTCTCTGCATTGCTTGAGAAACCTCCTCGTGCAATCTAA